TTGAATTGAAAAATTCAAAGAAGTTTCCATACCTTCGAACTCTTTCGAGCATCTATCCACCAGTCAATCAATTCAATTACTTTACTTCTTTTGGGTTGGCAATGATACAAAAAGATTACTAACTTGGTTTTTCTTAATATATACCATACTTTTATTTCTTTCTTTGATTTGATTCTTTCGGCCAGTACTGGAATCTATATATAGTACAACTTCCTACACGAAAAAAAAAAATACTAATCTAATCGATAGTATGGTAGAAAGATTCTTAGGAATCTTTCTACCATACTATCAAATCTCATCGAATATTGCTGATTCTAACCTGCTCATTTCAGTTAAGAAACGCAATTGGAATCCTTTTTTCTTTCCATTTTTCTTTTCAATCATTGATATTGATAAAGAATTAAGAAATCAAGTTTCATTTAAATTAATCATTTTGGCTAACCGTTTTTACATAGATAATAAGTAAAAAAGCAGTAGGAACTAGAATGAATAGTGCAGTAGCAATAAATGCGAGAATATTTACTTCCATAATCTCATCGTTTTTTCCTTGGCATTAACTCGGGATTTAATCCCATAGAGATGATCAAAATTTTACCTGTTGATGATATTGAATCAGATTAATATCATGAATAACAATATCTGAGCTATCATATAAATTCGCCGTCGCGAATTGAATAGTATAACATAGGAAGATCTTTTATCCATACTGAATCCAAAAAAAGAAAAATGGAATTTGTTATCTAATCAAGAATTCCCTTATTTATCATTCTTTTTTAGTCTTTTTTTCCATAACCTAGCGTCTTTCTTCTACAATCAATCATCTAATGAAGTTACAAAACAAAACCCCGAAAACAAAAAAAAAAGAAATTAGGATTACAAGGTAATTTTAATAAAAAAATGGAGTTGTGTATTGTACACGAAACAAATGGAATTTGCACATATACTCCCGAAAAGCATAGGGTATTCCCTTAGATAGACGCGATAAATTGAAAAACGAGACCCAATATGGTATCTCTTGGAATCCTAAATAGAATCTTACCAATCCAAAATTATTCTAGTACTAATCCACTCTTTTAGGAATCAGTTCAAGTAATGCAAATTTTCATATTTGTTTGATGAAAAATAAATCCAAAAAGAAAAGGGCAAGAAAAAAGACCTAAAAATCAATCAGAATAATTCCTATTGAAAGTGAAATTATATTGTTGTCCTTTTACCAAAAAGTGTAAAGATGCATTGATATATTTATTATATTATTGGATCCGTCGGGACTGACGGGGCTCGAACCCGCAGCTTCCGCCTTGACAGGGCGGTGCTCTAACCAATTGAACTACAATCCCAGGGAACTAAAGTATACAGT
This region of Spinacia oleracea plastid, complete genome genomic DNA includes:
- the psbM gene encoding photosystem II protein M, whose translation is MEVNILAFIATALFILVPTAFLLIIYVKTVSQND